A window from Bacillota bacterium encodes these proteins:
- a CDS encoding methyltetrahydrofolate cobalamin methyltransferase — protein MILIGERINGMFKDIGKAVVAKDPAPIHEWAKKQTEYRATYLDINHGPAAADRVDAMKWLVKTAQEVTDTPLCLDSTNYDAIEAGLELCKHPALINSCPAERKKIERVFPMAKKYGASIIGLCMDAKGIPKNAENRVALAMELVAAAAEFDIPMENLLVDPLILPVNVAQEHAPEVLETIRQAKLLSDPAPRTVLGLSNVSQKSLDRSLVDRTFVVLAMAAGLDGAILNVCDDALMDAIATARILLNKEIYADSYLKVFKGH, from the coding sequence ATGATCCTCATCGGCGAGAGAATCAACGGCATGTTCAAGGACATTGGCAAGGCCGTGGTTGCCAAGGATCCCGCCCCGATCCACGAGTGGGCCAAGAAGCAGACCGAGTATCGGGCCACCTACCTCGATATCAACCATGGTCCGGCGGCCGCCGACCGGGTCGACGCGATGAAGTGGTTGGTCAAGACGGCGCAGGAAGTCACCGACACGCCGCTCTGCCTCGACTCGACCAACTACGACGCCATCGAGGCCGGCCTCGAGCTGTGCAAGCACCCGGCCCTGATCAACTCGTGCCCGGCCGAGCGGAAGAAGATCGAGCGGGTCTTCCCGATGGCCAAGAAGTACGGGGCCTCCATCATCGGCCTGTGCATGGACGCCAAGGGCATCCCCAAGAACGCTGAGAACCGCGTGGCCCTGGCGATGGAGCTGGTGGCCGCGGCGGCCGAGTTCGACATCCCGATGGAGAACCTGCTCGTCGACCCCCTGATCCTCCCGGTCAACGTGGCCCAGGAGCACGCCCCCGAAGTGCTGGAGACGATTCGCCAGGCCAAGCTGCTCTCCGATCCGGCCCCGAGGACCGTCCTCGGGCTGTCCAACGTTTCCCAAAAGTCCCTCGACCGCTCCCTCGTCGACCGGACCTTCGTCGTCTTGGCCATGGCCGCCGGGCTCGACGGGGCCATCCTCAACGTCTGCGACGACGCCCTGATGGACGCCATCGCCACGGCCCGGATCCTGCTGAACAAGGAAATCTACGCCGACTCGTACCTCAAGGTCTTCAAGGGCCACTGA
- a CDS encoding acetyl-CoA decarbonylase/synthase complex subunit delta has product MPVETLRERYTSKVGTVTIGATKDQGGTRTGVVTVGGDSTLPFLQFEGDIPNRPVIAMEVDDRNPDWNPSLKAEFGDEVMSDPARWAAKCVEAGADLIYLKLAGADPELENHSPEECSATVKKVLGAVGVPIIVVGCGVDEKDNAVLPAVAEAAAGENLLLGTAEQDNYKTLTASCMVHKHSIIALSPIDINICKQLNILINEMNLPLDRIVIDPSVGALGYGVEYTYSIMERIRLGALQGDRMLAMPVICNIGYESWRAKEANAGEDEFPGWGPQAERSILWEAATANSFLQAGGHILVMRNPKAVKLVAKLIGDLMVPNK; this is encoded by the coding sequence ATGCCCGTGGAGACTCTCAGAGAACGGTACACGAGCAAGGTGGGGACCGTGACCATCGGCGCCACCAAGGACCAGGGCGGCACCCGCACCGGCGTGGTGACCGTCGGGGGCGACTCGACCCTGCCGTTCCTTCAGTTCGAAGGGGATATCCCGAACCGTCCGGTCATTGCCATGGAAGTCGACGACCGCAATCCGGATTGGAACCCGTCGCTCAAGGCCGAGTTCGGGGACGAGGTCATGTCCGACCCGGCCAGGTGGGCCGCCAAGTGCGTCGAGGCCGGCGCCGACCTGATTTACCTGAAGCTCGCCGGGGCCGACCCGGAGCTGGAGAACCACTCGCCCGAAGAATGCTCGGCCACCGTCAAGAAGGTCCTCGGGGCCGTCGGCGTGCCCATCATCGTCGTCGGCTGCGGCGTCGATGAGAAGGACAACGCCGTTCTGCCGGCGGTGGCCGAAGCGGCCGCCGGTGAGAACCTCCTCCTCGGCACGGCCGAACAGGACAACTACAAGACCCTGACGGCCTCGTGCATGGTCCACAAGCACAGCATCATCGCCCTCTCGCCGATTGACATCAACATCTGCAAGCAGCTCAACATCCTGATCAACGAGATGAACCTGCCCCTCGACCGGATCGTCATCGACCCGTCCGTGGGGGCGCTGGGGTACGGCGTCGAGTATACCTACTCGATCATGGAGCGGATCCGCCTGGGCGCCCTCCAGGGGGATCGGATGCTGGCCATGCCGGTGATCTGCAACATCGGCTACGAGTCCTGGCGGGCCAAGGAAGCCAATGCCGGTGAGGACGAGTTCCCGGGCTGGGGTCCGCAGGCCGAGCGGTCGATCCTCTGGGAGGCGGCCACGGCCAACAGCTTCCTGCAGGCCGGCGGGCACATCCTGGTGATGCGCAACCCGAAGGCGGTCAAATTGGTCGCCAAGCTGATCGGCGACCTGATGGTCCCGAACAAGTAG
- a CDS encoding AAA family ATPase, producing the protein MPYAVAVAGKGGTGKTTFAALLIRRLIERRRGSILAIDADPNSNLNEALGLAVPQTIADFIEETKAAKPLPAGMTKNMFIEYKLQSAIAESEHVDLLAMGTPEGSGCYCYPNDLLRQHLTNLAQGYDYLVLDNEAGLEHLSRRIAVDVDVMFVISDASARGIRSAGRVREIMKDVKTNAKETYLIVTKVAGDLAPLAEEIEKTGLGLIGTIPLDPQVAQFDLEGRPLSELPAEAPAVIAVNAILDKLPKLS; encoded by the coding sequence ATGCCTTATGCCGTAGCCGTCGCCGGCAAGGGCGGGACCGGCAAGACCACTTTCGCCGCCCTCCTCATCCGGCGCCTGATCGAGCGCAGGCGCGGCTCGATTCTGGCCATCGACGCCGATCCCAACTCCAACCTGAACGAGGCCCTCGGTCTGGCGGTCCCGCAGACCATCGCCGACTTCATCGAGGAGACCAAGGCCGCCAAGCCACTTCCGGCCGGGATGACCAAGAACATGTTCATTGAATACAAGCTCCAGTCGGCCATCGCCGAGTCCGAGCACGTCGACCTCCTGGCGATGGGCACCCCGGAAGGGTCCGGCTGTTACTGCTATCCCAACGACCTTCTCCGTCAGCACCTGACCAACCTCGCCCAGGGCTATGACTACCTTGTCCTGGACAACGAGGCCGGGCTCGAACACCTCTCCCGCCGGATCGCCGTGGACGTCGACGTCATGTTCGTCATCTCCGACGCCTCGGCCCGCGGCATCCGTTCGGCCGGTCGGGTCCGCGAGATCATGAAGGACGTCAAGACCAACGCCAAGGAGACCTACCTCATCGTCACCAAGGTGGCCGGAGACCTGGCCCCGCTGGCCGAGGAGATCGAGAAGACCGGCCTTGGACTGATCGGCACGATCCCCCTCGATCCCCAGGTCGCCCAGTTCGACCTGGAGGGCCGGCCCCTCTCCGAGCTGCCGGCCGAGGCCCCGGCGGTGATCGCGGTGAACGCCATCCTCGACAAGCTTCCCAAGCTCAGTTAG